The following coding sequences are from one Ornithodoros turicata isolate Travis chromosome 1, ASM3712646v1, whole genome shotgun sequence window:
- the LOC135378383 gene encoding kappaPI-actitoxin-Avd3b-like — protein sequence MKAVALVLLLVACCASAVRDDICYLPHTRGPIECLAYFPMYTYNSAAGRCESFVYGGCRGTANRFPTLEACEERCGGSNEVRRS from the exons ATGAAGGCTGTTGCCCTGGTTCTTCTTTTAGTCGCTTGCTGCGCTTCAG CAGTTCGAGACGACATCTGCTATTTGCCGCACACAAGAGGGCCCATCGAATGCCTGGCCTACTTCCCCATGTACACTTACAACAGCGCAGCTGGTCGTTGCGAGTCTTTCGTGTATGGAGGCTGTCGAGGAACTGCAAACCGGTTTCCCACATTGGAAGCTTGCGAAGAACGATGCGGAG